A portion of the Sulfurospirillum diekertiae genome contains these proteins:
- the plsX gene encoding phosphate acyltransferase PlsX translates to MLTIAIDAMGGDFGPAPIVEGTLQALKERQFKALLVGDINVLKPLIPQEYLAKISFVEASDILDMHEAATNALKRKETSIYKAVDLVKDKVADAVVSMGHSGATMSLATLRIGRLKGVLRPAIATIMPTAVPGKLSLVLDVGANVDCKAEHLAQFAIMGETYAKDVLKIAQPKVGLLSNGEEESKGNETTKEAFAILKKLESFVGNVEGNNVFDGSVDVIVCDGFVGNILLKASEGVADSITKIIKQNVRRSPLAIAGAVLMRKVFKVLKKQVDYAEYGGAPLIGINGCAIIGHGKSNAKAVKNAIYQAINFSSSGINTDIEQKLVLLEQ, encoded by the coding sequence ATGCTAACCATAGCAATTGACGCGATGGGCGGTGACTTCGGTCCCGCTCCTATTGTTGAAGGTACGCTTCAGGCGCTTAAAGAGCGTCAATTTAAAGCACTGCTTGTCGGGGACATTAATGTTCTCAAACCTCTTATACCTCAAGAATACTTAGCTAAAATCTCTTTTGTTGAAGCATCAGATATTTTAGATATGCATGAAGCAGCTACGAATGCTCTCAAACGCAAAGAAACATCTATTTATAAAGCTGTTGATCTTGTCAAAGATAAAGTAGCCGATGCTGTTGTTTCGATGGGACACAGTGGTGCAACAATGAGTTTAGCCACGCTTCGCATTGGAAGACTTAAAGGTGTTCTACGCCCTGCCATCGCTACCATTATGCCGACAGCCGTGCCTGGAAAGCTTAGCCTTGTATTAGATGTTGGCGCCAATGTTGACTGCAAAGCAGAGCATTTAGCACAATTTGCAATTATGGGTGAGACATATGCTAAAGATGTCCTGAAAATTGCTCAACCAAAAGTAGGACTCCTCTCTAATGGTGAAGAAGAGAGCAAGGGTAATGAGACAACGAAAGAGGCATTTGCAATACTTAAAAAGCTTGAGAGTTTTGTAGGAAATGTTGAAGGCAATAATGTTTTTGATGGTTCTGTTGATGTTATCGTTTGTGATGGTTTTGTAGGAAATATTTTGCTTAAAGCGAGTGAAGGTGTAGCCGATTCTATTACAAAAATTATCAAACAAAATGTACGCCGATCACCATTAGCAATTGCAGGAGCAGTGCTTATGCGTAAAGTTTTCAAAGTGCTTAAAAAGCAAGTTGACTATGCAGAATATGGTGGTGCACCACTGATTGGAATTAATGGGTGTGCCATTATTGGCCATGGTAAGAGCAATGCGAAAGCAGTCAAAAATGCTATTTATCAAGCGATTAATTTCTCAAGCTCTGGTATCAACACGGATATTGAGCAAAAACTAGTGCTATTAGAGCAATAA
- a CDS encoding beta-ketoacyl-ACP synthase III: protein MYASLKSIGGYAPSHVLSNLDLEKMVETSDEWIEKRTGIKERRIASAEEATSDLGVKAAQKAIDRAGIAKEEIDLIICATLSPDYFCMPSTACVIAGKLGINDVMAFDISAACSGFVYMLSMAKAFIESGAKKNILLIGAEKISSVVDYTDRGTCILFGDGAGAAIIGVTEDKNEAILDIHASADGRYGDLLITPGCGSKYPCSQETLDNKLNYIKMQGNDVYKVAVKTLTNDVIDILEKNNITASQIDHFIPHQANMRIIEAVRAKLDFPIEKTILTVAKYGNTSAASIPMAINDAYEEGRIKKGDLMLLDTFGGGFTWASGLVRFGGN from the coding sequence GTGTATGCATCTTTAAAATCCATTGGAGGCTATGCCCCTTCCCATGTTTTGAGTAATTTAGACCTTGAGAAGATGGTTGAAACAAGTGATGAATGGATTGAGAAGCGTACAGGTATTAAAGAAAGACGTATTGCATCCGCAGAAGAAGCAACGAGCGATCTAGGGGTCAAAGCAGCTCAAAAAGCCATTGATCGTGCAGGCATTGCTAAAGAAGAGATTGATCTGATCATCTGTGCAACCCTTTCCCCTGACTATTTTTGTATGCCTTCTACGGCATGTGTCATTGCTGGGAAACTTGGTATCAATGATGTGATGGCCTTTGACATCAGTGCTGCATGCAGCGGATTTGTCTATATGCTCTCAATGGCCAAAGCTTTTATTGAGTCAGGTGCAAAGAAAAACATTTTATTGATTGGTGCTGAAAAAATTAGTAGCGTGGTTGATTATACTGATCGTGGAACGTGTATTCTTTTTGGTGATGGTGCGGGTGCTGCCATTATTGGTGTAACTGAGGATAAAAATGAAGCTATCTTAGATATTCATGCTTCTGCTGATGGTCGTTATGGAGACCTTTTAATTACTCCAGGTTGCGGTTCGAAATACCCTTGTTCTCAGGAAACACTGGATAATAAACTGAATTACATCAAAATGCAGGGTAATGATGTTTATAAAGTAGCAGTCAAAACACTTACAAATGATGTGATTGATATTTTAGAAAAAAACAACATCACTGCTTCACAGATCGATCATTTCATACCTCACCAAGCGAATATGAGAATCATAGAAGCTGTTCGCGCAAAGCTTGATTTCCCTATTGAAAAGACTATTTTAACCGTTGCAAAATATGGTAATACTTCAGCAGCCTCAATACCGATGGCAATTAATGACGCCTATGAAGAGGGACGTATCAAGAAAGGCGATTTAATGCTTTTAGATACTTTTGGTGGCGGTTTTACATGGGCTAGTGGTCTTGTAAGGTTTGGTGGCAACTAA
- a CDS encoding AAA family ATPase, with protein MMEVLHALKSEISKVIVGHSKLIDSLIIALLCDGHVLIEGVPGLAKTTTINTLAKALGLSFGRVQFTPDLLPSDIIGAEIYNPKSGEFVVKKGPIFTNLLLADEINRAPAKVQSALLEAMQEYQVTIGDQSLKLPRPFFVLATQNPIESTGTYSLPEAQLDRFMMKLLVGYNTKEEEILMARNVALGIHESIVTVLKSTALLTLQKQLKSIHIDPQIENYIADLIFASREPKTYGLDKLENFIRFGASPRATIDLHKASRAHALLLGRDFVTPVDVASVSKEVMRHRIILSYEAEAQGISTDTLIDTLIETIPLP; from the coding sequence ATTATGGAAGTCTTACATGCATTAAAGTCTGAAATTTCAAAGGTAATCGTTGGTCATTCGAAGCTGATTGACTCACTGATTATTGCACTGCTCTGTGACGGGCATGTCCTTATTGAAGGCGTCCCAGGGCTTGCTAAAACAACAACGATCAATACTTTAGCAAAAGCATTAGGGCTTTCCTTTGGAAGAGTCCAATTTACTCCCGATCTTCTTCCCAGTGATATTATAGGTGCCGAAATTTATAACCCAAAAAGTGGTGAATTTGTTGTCAAAAAAGGGCCTATTTTTACCAATCTTCTCTTAGCCGATGAGATTAACCGTGCTCCTGCTAAAGTACAATCAGCACTCTTAGAGGCGATGCAAGAGTATCAAGTTACTATTGGAGATCAAAGCCTTAAACTTCCGCGTCCTTTTTTCGTCCTAGCCACCCAAAATCCTATTGAATCAACTGGAACGTATAGTTTACCAGAAGCACAACTGGATCGTTTTATGATGAAACTGTTGGTGGGTTACAATACCAAAGAAGAAGAGATACTCATGGCACGCAATGTGGCACTTGGAATACACGAGTCTATTGTGACTGTTTTAAAGAGCACAGCACTTCTAACACTTCAAAAACAACTTAAATCAATTCATATCGACCCACAAATTGAAAACTATATTGCCGATCTTATTTTTGCTTCACGCGAGCCAAAAACATATGGATTGGACAAATTGGAAAATTTTATTCGTTTTGGAGCAAGTCCACGTGCGACGATTGATTTGCATAAAGCTTCAAGAGCCCATGCACTGCTGCTAGGCAGAGATTTTGTAACGCCTGTTGATGTGGCAAGTGTGAGTAAAGAAGTTATGCGTCATCGCATTATTCTCAGTTATGAAGCTGAAGCGCAAGGCATCAGTACCGATACGCTGATTGATACACTTATAGAGACCATTCCTCTTCCTTGA
- a CDS encoding DUF58 domain-containing protein, protein MQTLSYNTIIARSKKHLFGEMVGSNSSSKEGDGYDFSQIRPYMYGDNVKRIDWKQSVKTGQIQLRSFFEEKEITVYVLGLMSGSIHFGIDRMKQELMAEVVALLGFSAIKNSDFFSLALLSDKLLYESLLSKKEAILREATHKTLQSPIIAQHLNWNFIQDYALHRIKKPSLLFILSDFFEMPLLDAIAKKHSVVVIKIRDHFEEKPTALGSLYIKDPTSLREEKVMLDTGLVKAYTIRQKRFDQQLDSYLKQQGIAQMSLYTNEDPYIKLSSILKEM, encoded by the coding sequence GTGCAAACACTTAGTTACAATACCATTATTGCGCGTAGTAAAAAGCATCTTTTTGGTGAGATGGTTGGTTCTAATTCTTCTTCTAAGGAAGGGGATGGATATGATTTTTCTCAGATTCGTCCTTATATGTACGGTGATAATGTCAAACGTATTGATTGGAAACAAAGTGTCAAAACGGGACAAATTCAACTTCGTAGTTTTTTTGAAGAAAAAGAGATTACTGTTTATGTACTAGGCTTAATGAGTGGAAGTATACATTTTGGCATTGATCGTATGAAGCAAGAGCTGATGGCTGAAGTGGTAGCACTTTTGGGGTTTAGTGCGATTAAAAATAGTGATTTCTTTTCATTAGCGCTTCTATCAGACAAACTCCTGTATGAGAGTTTACTCTCAAAAAAAGAGGCGATACTCAGAGAAGCGACACATAAAACACTTCAGAGCCCCATAATTGCTCAGCACTTAAACTGGAATTTTATTCAAGATTATGCGCTCCATAGAATTAAAAAACCTTCTTTACTTTTTATCCTTAGTGATTTCTTTGAAATGCCTCTTTTGGATGCCATAGCCAAAAAGCATTCGGTTGTGGTGATTAAAATACGAGATCATTTTGAAGAAAAACCTACTGCATTAGGCTCACTTTACATTAAAGACCCGACAAGTTTACGTGAAGAAAAAGTCATGCTTGATACGGGTTTGGTAAAAGCGTATACCATCCGTCAAAAACGATTTGATCAGCAACTAGACAGCTATTTGAAACAACAAGGCATTGCACAGATGAGTCTTTATACAAACGAAGATCCTTACATTAAGCTTTCCTCTATTTTAAAAGAAATGTAA
- a CDS encoding VWA domain-containing protein, with translation MLTFEYPYLFLGIIIFVICAFTCKEKRSAIYMPHWLSLPLHVKTNRLQIILKWLGISMLFTALASPIIQNKEEQLRLSHSILLLLDVSESMHKEMFDRTTMKSKFVLSKELASAFIEKRKMDNIGVIVFGDFAYVATPLTYDYESASMIVQNLEEGIAGKKTAMYDALFLATRLLQNNSAKEKVVVLLTDGFNTTGNIPLDAALRALESEKIKVYAIGIGREGEFDESVLGLLAQKSGGAFFKANNAKTLEEIYTKIDAMEQSLQSSSVKYHYQYLYIYPLLVAFLTLLGYGKLAFRQNVCN, from the coding sequence ATGCTGACATTTGAATATCCTTATCTCTTCTTGGGGATTATTATTTTTGTCATTTGTGCGTTTACATGTAAAGAAAAACGTAGTGCCATTTATATGCCTCATTGGCTTTCATTGCCTTTACATGTAAAGACCAATCGTTTGCAAATTATCCTCAAATGGTTAGGGATAAGTATGCTTTTTACGGCACTTGCTTCACCGATCATTCAAAATAAAGAGGAACAGCTACGCCTTTCACATTCAATTTTGCTTCTGTTGGATGTGAGTGAATCCATGCATAAAGAGATGTTTGATCGAACAACGATGAAGAGTAAATTTGTTCTCTCAAAAGAGTTGGCGTCGGCATTTATTGAGAAGCGAAAGATGGATAACATCGGGGTGATTGTCTTTGGTGATTTTGCGTATGTCGCAACGCCTTTAACGTATGATTATGAGAGTGCCTCAATGATTGTTCAAAATCTAGAAGAAGGGATTGCGGGAAAAAAAACAGCCATGTATGATGCGCTTTTTTTAGCGACACGATTGCTTCAAAACAATAGTGCCAAAGAGAAAGTTGTCGTATTGCTAACCGATGGTTTTAACACGACAGGAAATATTCCTCTCGATGCAGCATTAAGAGCGCTTGAGAGTGAAAAAATCAAAGTCTATGCCATTGGAATCGGGCGAGAAGGTGAGTTTGATGAAAGTGTATTGGGCTTACTCGCACAAAAAAGTGGTGGTGCTTTTTTTAAAGCCAATAATGCCAAAACGCTTGAAGAAATTTACACGAAAATTGATGCGATGGAGCAGAGTTTACAGAGTTCATCGGTGAAATATCACTATCAGTATCTTTACATATATCCGCTTTTAGTAGCATTTTTAACGCTTTTAGGTTATGGCAAGCTTGCGTTTAGGCAAAATGTATGCAACTAG
- a CDS encoding VWA domain-containing protein, whose translation MQLESPYFLLLLPLLALWWKILCNQTKHTLLSEEILEKLLVEKKSASLQPKLFLVALVLMVIALARPTLHVNKDTTLQIHAISTLAIAIDISNSMLARDVYPSRLDFSKVAVQKIFEKLNGFKFALLAFSNDGFLVAPTSEDRASLNFLLKHLSTETLSSEGSSIPSAIASAKKVLAPLKETSKNLLIITDGADGDKIEEAIALAKKEQIRVHLLLVGTTQGAMIYTAKGEALKDQKGNIVITKRADTMKELALKTGGAYIATSGDLSEIAWLIEQIALKASKQNVQKEQPYEVVELFYYLLGMALVALFFAFHSLHVKRLMPLIVLVLGISPAHSGILDWWEIEQAKNAYEKAAYAESVRLYENVKASKQSDASAYNLANALYKAKQYKKALYLYEGIQNETLQRQVLHNKGNTLAQLGRIDDAIKVYEKALSIEEDKDTRYNLEYLKQQKDQKTKEQNQPEESPQHENQEPQKENHNSEKNKDKISPKPMDEQEAKKWERALIQKEPVTKPVILYKSDKMENNNAITW comes from the coding sequence ATGCAACTAGAATCACCTTATTTTTTACTACTTCTGCCACTGTTAGCGCTTTGGTGGAAAATACTTTGTAACCAAACGAAACATACACTCTTATCGGAAGAAATTCTTGAGAAACTGTTAGTTGAAAAGAAAAGCGCATCATTACAACCTAAGTTGTTTTTGGTAGCGCTTGTTTTGATGGTTATTGCCCTTGCGCGTCCGACTTTACATGTAAACAAAGATACAACACTACAAATACACGCAATAAGTACTTTAGCCATTGCGATTGATATTTCAAATTCGATGTTAGCGCGTGATGTTTATCCTTCTCGCTTGGATTTTTCCAAGGTTGCTGTTCAGAAAATTTTTGAGAAACTCAATGGTTTTAAATTTGCGTTGCTTGCCTTCTCAAATGATGGCTTTTTAGTTGCTCCAACGAGTGAAGATAGAGCAAGTTTAAATTTCTTGCTCAAGCATTTAAGTACCGAAACACTCAGCAGTGAAGGCAGTTCCATTCCTTCTGCCATCGCTTCGGCAAAAAAAGTATTGGCACCGTTAAAAGAGACAAGTAAAAATCTTTTGATCATTACTGATGGTGCTGATGGTGATAAAATTGAAGAGGCGATTGCGCTTGCTAAAAAAGAGCAGATACGCGTTCATCTCTTGCTTGTTGGAACAACCCAAGGCGCTATGATTTACACCGCAAAAGGTGAAGCACTTAAGGATCAAAAAGGCAATATTGTCATCACTAAGCGAGCAGATACAATGAAAGAATTGGCACTGAAAACAGGAGGCGCTTACATTGCAACCAGTGGAGATTTGAGTGAAATAGCATGGTTGATTGAGCAAATTGCACTGAAAGCTTCAAAGCAAAACGTGCAAAAAGAGCAGCCTTATGAGGTAGTTGAGCTTTTTTATTACCTTTTAGGAATGGCTTTAGTAGCGCTTTTTTTTGCATTTCATTCTTTACATGTAAAACGTTTAATGCCTCTTATTGTGCTAGTTTTAGGTATTTCTCCTGCGCATAGTGGTATTTTGGATTGGTGGGAAATTGAACAAGCCAAGAATGCCTATGAAAAAGCTGCTTATGCTGAATCTGTGCGCTTGTATGAAAATGTGAAAGCTTCCAAACAGAGTGATGCTTCTGCTTACAATCTTGCCAATGCGCTGTATAAAGCAAAACAATATAAGAAGGCGCTATATTTGTATGAAGGGATTCAGAACGAGACACTGCAACGCCAAGTATTACACAACAAAGGAAATACTTTGGCTCAATTGGGGCGAATTGATGATGCGATCAAGGTCTATGAAAAAGCGTTAAGTATAGAAGAAGACAAAGATACACGTTATAATTTAGAGTACCTAAAGCAACAAAAAGATCAAAAGACAAAAGAACAAAATCAGCCAGAAGAGTCACCGCAACACGAAAACCAAGAGCCTCAAAAAGAGAATCACAATAGCGAAAAAAATAAAGATAAAATTTCACCTAAACCTATGGATGAGCAAGAAGCCAAAAAATGGGAACGAGCGCTGATACAAAAGGAGCCTGTAACAAAACCAGTCATACTTTATAAAAGCGATAAAATGGAGAACAATAATGCGATTACATGGTAG
- a CDS encoding BatD family protein, translating into MRLHGSFGLFFIITLKLFGAHAFLLQPSIEQGESVTLVISAKGESIKFPAIDQIDGFTVVSHQNRQSIELNNGVVTKQLDHYVTFYPDRNVTIPVYEVIVDGKKELTEPLQLPFVQKVATSARKEPFSFEMKVSNITPMRHEGVKLSFIFKRNQNENLVDMRFLKPTLEGFWVKEVGKDNPHVDGDNVVHTVQYMIYPQKSGEQHIVPAKIEVARQVTSREMFANQIQWKSISSNDLTLHVKPLEGADLLGEFAINLQNDKEEIAPNEAVNVVVKITGEGNFDDIEPFTLNLPNATVFTDTPKVTTWMEGEKLKGEFVQKFAINAQESFEIAPLELRFYHPLKQHIESVVTDAKTIKVLGETLLSKSEKGVAEEEKIHREMPIKWQFDLRSFAFGLGGATLVILMAGVLYRFKKIKIIPRRMQQRDVLQKLLKYQGQNETVDCWIEKLEANLYRGGKHPINRKAIDTLLEDLV; encoded by the coding sequence ATGCGATTACATGGTAGTTTCGGGCTATTTTTTATCATAACGCTTAAGCTTTTTGGAGCACATGCTTTTTTATTGCAACCTTCTATTGAACAAGGGGAAAGTGTTACATTGGTGATAAGCGCTAAAGGTGAGAGTATTAAATTTCCAGCGATCGATCAGATTGATGGTTTTACAGTCGTTTCGCATCAAAATCGCCAAAGTATCGAGCTGAATAATGGAGTTGTTACGAAACAGCTTGATCATTATGTGACATTTTATCCAGATCGCAATGTTACGATTCCAGTATATGAGGTCATCGTAGATGGCAAAAAAGAGTTGACAGAGCCACTCCAATTACCGTTCGTACAAAAAGTTGCCACAAGCGCACGCAAAGAGCCTTTTTCTTTCGAAATGAAAGTATCCAATATAACACCTATGCGCCATGAAGGGGTAAAACTCTCTTTTATTTTCAAACGCAATCAAAATGAAAACTTGGTAGATATGCGCTTTTTGAAACCGACATTGGAAGGATTTTGGGTCAAAGAGGTGGGCAAAGATAATCCACACGTTGACGGTGATAATGTTGTGCATACGGTTCAATATATGATTTATCCGCAAAAAAGTGGAGAACAACACATTGTTCCAGCAAAAATTGAGGTTGCAAGGCAAGTTACTTCACGTGAGATGTTTGCCAATCAAATTCAGTGGAAGAGCATTAGTTCCAACGATCTTACGTTACATGTAAAACCTTTAGAAGGTGCTGATCTTCTGGGCGAATTTGCGATAAATTTACAAAATGATAAAGAAGAAATTGCTCCCAATGAAGCGGTAAATGTGGTTGTGAAAATTACAGGAGAGGGTAATTTTGATGATATTGAACCTTTTACACTCAATCTGCCCAATGCAACTGTTTTTACAGATACGCCCAAGGTAACGACATGGATGGAAGGCGAAAAACTCAAAGGTGAATTTGTTCAAAAATTTGCCATTAATGCACAGGAATCTTTTGAAATTGCACCATTAGAATTACGTTTTTATCACCCTTTAAAACAGCATATTGAAAGTGTTGTTACTGATGCTAAAACAATTAAAGTGCTTGGAGAAACGCTTCTGTCCAAATCAGAAAAAGGTGTTGCTGAAGAAGAAAAAATTCATAGGGAGATGCCTATAAAATGGCAATTTGATCTACGTAGCTTTGCTTTTGGTCTAGGAGGTGCCACTTTAGTGATCCTAATGGCAGGGGTACTGTATCGTTTTAAAAAAATTAAAATTATTCCTCGCAGAATGCAGCAAAGGGATGTATTGCAAAAATTATTGAAATATCAAGGTCAAAATGAAACAGTGGATTGTTGGATAGAAAAACTTGAAGCCAATCTTTACAGGGGTGGCAAGCACCCCATTAATCGTAAAGCTATTGATACGTTGTTAGAGGATCTTGTGTAG
- a CDS encoding prephenate dehydrogenase: MVVGIVGLGLMGGSLGLALQNTKLVSKIVGFDHNLSHCEEALKLGLIHDIVSFAEIKTCDVIFLAIPVGGIIKALQDLKDVQDTTTIIDLGSTKAEIVASVPESIRSNFIAAHPMTGTEKFGPSAAIQNLYHDKVVVLCDTDNSNDLHKNRAIQMFSHIGMKIVFMDPISHDAHASFISHLPHVISYALANSVMGQEDPKSILALAAGGFRDMSRVAKSSPQMWSDIFRQNKNNLLSSIEVFEQELEKSKKMIEEEDWKGLEAWMSKATTLHKIL, translated from the coding sequence ATGGTTGTTGGAATTGTTGGATTAGGTTTAATGGGAGGCTCTTTAGGATTAGCACTTCAAAATACAAAACTGGTCTCTAAAATTGTCGGATTTGATCATAACTTAAGCCACTGTGAAGAGGCATTAAAACTAGGACTCATTCACGATATTGTCTCTTTCGCTGAAATTAAAACGTGTGATGTTATTTTCCTTGCTATTCCCGTTGGAGGCATTATTAAAGCACTTCAAGACCTAAAAGATGTGCAGGATACAACAACGATTATTGATCTAGGAAGTACGAAAGCGGAAATTGTAGCTTCTGTGCCTGAGTCTATTCGCTCCAATTTTATTGCCGCACACCCAATGACGGGTACAGAAAAATTCGGCCCAAGTGCTGCTATTCAAAATCTCTATCATGATAAAGTAGTTGTTCTGTGCGACACAGACAATAGCAATGATTTACATAAAAATCGTGCCATTCAGATGTTTTCACACATTGGAATGAAAATTGTCTTTATGGATCCCATTTCACATGACGCACATGCTTCGTTTATCTCGCATCTTCCCCATGTTATCAGCTATGCGCTGGCTAACAGTGTTATGGGACAAGAAGATCCTAAGAGTATTTTAGCCCTTGCAGCGGGTGGTTTTCGTGATATGAGTCGTGTTGCTAAAAGTTCACCTCAAATGTGGTCTGATATTTTTAGACAAAATAAAAATAACCTTTTAAGTTCTATTGAGGTTTTTGAGCAAGAGCTTGAAAAATCAAAAAAAATGATTGAAGAAGAGGACTGGAAAGGGCTTGAAGCGTGGATGAGTAAAGCCACAACCCTACACAAGATCCTCTAA
- the bamA gene encoding outer membrane protein assembly factor BamA: MSLVVATSLCAAPLKSLQFDGLIHLSPEMASEMIDMRAGDSVDMEKIDKAVKTLYKQNYFEDVWIEEVGEGALVVHVKEKPVIAKIDLVGISDSDKDEINKLIGIKKGEVYDVERAEASKLKIIKFYEDKGYFDTVVESKTTPLREKLSISLDFVINRGENVVIKKVTLCGSKALNYNDVEPNIANKSEEWLPWMWGFNDGKLRTSDIEHDSARIKDTYMQKGYLDCDVSQPFLKTYLDSYTADLVYNVNEGEQYKVGTIGIEIPEGFIDVQAVIAEMNLQNGKVFNVSKLRKDMTLIETKVADQGYAFVKVSPDVKNDKENHIANITYRVMPGEKVYINNVRISGNSRTIDRVVRREIYLANGDMYSRTDVDDTKKALKRTGYFEDVEIKEERISKDRMDIVVNVKEASTGSIGGGIGYGSSDGLLLSASVSDGNIFGSGLRAGIDVERSDSELNGAISLANPRLFDSVYSLSGKIYGADNSYYYYDQKKYGINVVLGRKIARNWGVSLGYIIEQGKLSNLTNELQEYKGQLWTDETTIKSSVVPGISFNNTDDYYLPRSGIAASSSLEIAGLGGDEKFMSSVNKFATYYGLQDLIDYDLILRYKAQFKYLAINSADEKYSYGEKYYMGGIRTVRGYESNSLSPKLPGKDILIGGNTMLVNTVEASFPLVERLKMRGAIFFDYGMIGEDNLDIKRGGTGVALEWISPLGPIGLVFSQPVMDETGDKKASFEFTIGQKF, encoded by the coding sequence TTGTCTCTTGTCGTTGCGACTTCTTTGTGCGCGGCTCCGTTAAAAAGCCTCCAATTTGATGGTTTGATCCACCTCTCTCCTGAGATGGCTTCAGAAATGATCGACATGAGAGCAGGTGATTCTGTGGACATGGAAAAGATCGATAAAGCGGTTAAAACGCTTTATAAACAAAATTATTTCGAAGATGTTTGGATTGAAGAGGTAGGCGAAGGCGCTCTTGTTGTTCACGTCAAAGAAAAACCTGTCATTGCAAAAATTGATCTTGTAGGCATTAGTGATAGTGATAAAGATGAAATAAATAAACTTATTGGCATCAAAAAAGGTGAAGTATATGATGTTGAGCGTGCGGAAGCTTCAAAACTAAAAATTATCAAGTTTTATGAAGATAAAGGCTATTTTGATACTGTTGTTGAGTCTAAAACAACACCACTCAGGGAAAAACTTTCGATTTCCCTTGACTTTGTTATTAATCGTGGTGAAAATGTAGTGATTAAAAAAGTAACGTTATGCGGTTCAAAAGCTCTCAACTATAACGATGTTGAACCAAATATTGCCAATAAATCTGAAGAGTGGCTACCTTGGATGTGGGGCTTTAATGATGGTAAGCTTCGAACAAGTGATATAGAGCATGATTCCGCACGTATTAAAGATACTTATATGCAAAAAGGTTATCTTGACTGTGATGTAAGCCAACCGTTCTTAAAAACATATTTGGATAGTTATACGGCTGATTTGGTTTACAATGTCAATGAAGGTGAACAGTATAAAGTGGGCACGATTGGTATTGAAATACCAGAAGGATTTATTGATGTCCAAGCGGTCATTGCTGAGATGAATCTTCAAAATGGGAAAGTCTTTAATGTCTCAAAATTACGTAAAGATATGACGTTGATTGAGACTAAAGTAGCAGATCAAGGTTACGCCTTCGTTAAAGTTTCCCCTGACGTTAAAAATGACAAAGAGAACCATATTGCAAATATTACCTATCGTGTTATGCCTGGTGAAAAAGTTTATATCAATAACGTCAGAATTTCAGGAAATAGTAGAACAATCGATAGAGTTGTTCGACGTGAAATTTACTTAGCCAACGGTGATATGTACAGCCGTACAGATGTTGATGATACAAAAAAAGCACTCAAACGTACAGGCTATTTTGAAGATGTAGAGATTAAAGAAGAGCGTATTAGTAAAGATAGAATGGACATTGTCGTCAATGTTAAAGAAGCTTCTACTGGATCTATTGGCGGCGGTATTGGTTATGGTTCATCTGATGGACTTCTTTTAAGTGCAAGTGTTTCCGATGGCAATATCTTTGGATCAGGTTTAAGAGCAGGTATTGATGTAGAGCGATCTGACAGTGAACTTAACGGTGCAATTTCTTTAGCCAATCCACGTCTGTTTGATTCCGTCTATAGCCTTAGTGGAAAGATTTACGGGGCAGACAATTCTTATTATTATTACGATCAAAAGAAATATGGTATTAATGTTGTTTTAGGTCGTAAAATTGCTCGTAACTGGGGGGTATCACTCGGCTACATCATAGAGCAGGGTAAGCTTTCAAATTTAACTAATGAGCTTCAAGAATATAAAGGTCAATTATGGACAGACGAAACAACGATTAAAAGTTCTGTTGTTCCTGGTATTTCTTTTAACAATACGGATGATTATTATCTTCCACGTAGCGGTATTGCTGCAAGTTCCAGTTTAGAGATTGCAGGATTGGGTGGTGATGAAAAGTTTATGAGCAGTGTTAATAAATTTGCAACCTATTATGGCTTACAAGATCTGATTGATTATGATCTTATTTTACGATACAAAGCACAGTTTAAATACCTTGCTATCAACTCAGCAGATGAAAAATACTCTTATGGTGAAAAATACTATATGGGTGGTATCAGAACAGTTCGTGGATACGAGTCAAATTCACTTTCGCCAAAACTACCTGGTAAAGATATTTTGATTGGTGGTAACACAATGCTTGTTAATACTGTAGAGGCCAGCTTCCCATTGGTTGAAAGACTAAAAATGCGTGGAGCAATTTTCTTTGACTATGGTATGATTGGTGAAGATAATCTCGATATCAAGCGCGGTGGTACAGGTGTAGCATTAGAGTGGATTTCACCACTTGGCCCTATTGGCTTAGTCTTCTCTCAACCCGTTATGGATGAAACAGGCGATAAAAAAGCTTCCTTTGAATTTACAATCGGACAAAAATTTTAA